The following proteins are co-located in the Imtechella halotolerans genome:
- a CDS encoding PorP/SprF family type IX secretion system membrane protein, with amino-acid sequence MFFKGHITCALLLLFLSVKLTAQENDPFIAIEVPSHNMIKYNQFFLNPTFSAVNQQDTYLSFYHRNQWNEFTDNFRTYLATYGSKVQEKYGLGLSIYHQKIGVINNFGIVGNYAYEVTINDDMKFTLGMNISYYNSGFDKVNSVTAEPDPRIAEYQVNSLFDIQPGLNFNYKNWHVGVTAANFFDFNLSDKEKVTALAEKTITGHLLYVNPLNSYGIFEDGNVNFMARVQKPGDDAINLSGSILLDLPRAGWAHGGYDQFYGISAGIGFHLNNFLSLGFSYEKGMNTLVTNMGETYEVNFTYNISAAREGRPSMIKNLVEAPVKEKEIKKEITSDKKQKEELVTNEETKKEIEELPKTVQPSTETIANTKTTTSEKIKSTSEVEKEIAALEAEIEALKKHIEDINNTLQNTKSSTQTNQTNQAIAETRKPIDKIEEKEYTVTTKKFEIDTENPSVLAKMTDGFYVVADVFTSTDDLKKFIDKLAERGINAKSFNDPESGQSYAYLDHYSSWDEAVEAAQDKYGFDVWIMQINKRTKDGINTQTEPPKLVAAPRKSTNNSTNVAEVELRRQDPIEARTIVIPNMTPGYYIVPGVFEDRNNAFRFIERLQNYGLNPDYFINPENDYVYIYLKHTKSWNDAMYQYYSSLDNTYYGKIWIMHVKN; translated from the coding sequence ATGTTTTTCAAGGGCCACATAACATGTGCTTTACTATTGCTTTTCTTGTCTGTTAAACTAACGGCACAGGAAAACGATCCTTTTATTGCCATAGAGGTGCCATCACATAATATGATAAAGTATAATCAATTTTTCTTAAACCCTACATTTTCTGCAGTTAACCAGCAGGATACCTATCTCAGTTTCTATCACAGAAACCAATGGAATGAGTTTACAGATAATTTTAGAACATACTTAGCCACCTATGGGAGTAAAGTGCAAGAAAAATATGGTTTAGGCCTTTCTATATACCATCAGAAAATAGGAGTGATTAATAACTTTGGTATTGTTGGCAATTATGCTTATGAAGTCACCATTAATGATGACATGAAATTCACTTTAGGGATGAATATTTCCTATTACAATAGTGGTTTTGATAAAGTTAATTCTGTTACAGCTGAACCTGACCCCAGAATAGCAGAATACCAGGTAAATTCTCTTTTTGATATTCAACCAGGACTTAATTTCAACTATAAAAACTGGCATGTAGGGGTTACAGCAGCCAATTTCTTTGACTTTAATCTATCAGACAAGGAAAAAGTAACTGCCTTAGCTGAAAAAACAATTACAGGGCACCTTTTGTATGTAAATCCTCTAAACTCCTATGGGATTTTTGAAGATGGCAATGTTAATTTCATGGCAAGGGTCCAAAAACCTGGAGATGATGCAATCAATCTTTCAGGAAGCATTCTTTTGGATTTACCAAGAGCTGGATGGGCACATGGGGGTTATGACCAATTTTATGGTATTTCAGCAGGAATAGGATTTCACCTAAATAACTTCTTAAGTCTAGGATTCTCCTATGAAAAGGGAATGAATACACTAGTTACTAATATGGGTGAAACCTATGAAGTAAATTTCACTTACAATATATCAGCAGCCAGAGAAGGAAGACCAAGCATGATTAAAAATTTAGTGGAAGCTCCCGTAAAAGAAAAAGAAATTAAAAAAGAAATTACCTCAGACAAAAAACAAAAAGAAGAGCTTGTTACCAACGAGGAAACAAAAAAAGAAATAGAAGAACTCCCAAAAACAGTTCAACCTTCCACTGAAACAATAGCAAATACTAAAACTACCACATCAGAAAAAATAAAAAGTACAAGTGAGGTAGAAAAGGAAATAGCAGCACTTGAGGCTGAGATTGAAGCCCTTAAAAAACATATAGAAGATATTAATAATACACTTCAAAATACAAAGTCTTCAACACAAACAAATCAAACAAACCAAGCGATAGCCGAAACTAGAAAACCAATAGATAAAATTGAAGAAAAAGAATATACGGTAACCACCAAAAAATTTGAAATTGATACAGAAAATCCAAGTGTACTAGCTAAAATGACAGACGGATTTTATGTAGTTGCAGATGTATTCACAAGTACTGATGACCTTAAAAAATTTATTGATAAGCTGGCTGAGAGGGGAATAAATGCCAAATCATTTAATGATCCGGAGTCAGGCCAAAGCTATGCCTATTTAGATCACTATAGCTCTTGGGATGAAGCAGTAGAAGCGGCCCAAGACAAATATGGTTTTGATGTTTGGATTATGCAAATAAATAAAAGGACCAAAGATGGAATAAACACGCAAACAGAGCCACCTAAATTAGTCGCTGCGCCTAGAAAATCAACAAACAATTCAACAAACGTTGCCGAAGTTGAGTTAAGAAGACAAGATCCAATTGAGGCTAGAACTATTGTAATTCCAAATATGACCCCAGGATATTACATAGTACCTGGCGTATTTGAAGACAGAAACAATGCATTTAGATTTATAGAACGATTACAGAATTACGGACTTAACCCTGATTATTTTATTAACCCTGAAAATGACTATGTATACATTTATTTAAAACATACTAAAAGCTGGAATGATGCCATGTATCAGTATTATTCTAGTCTAGATAATACATACTATGGAAAAATCTGGATAATGCATGTAAAAAACTAA
- a CDS encoding T9SS type B sorting domain-containing protein, with protein sequence MNTILRAQTSRLLIVALVLLCVNSVSYGQNLKKPTLLFTAPCASENFNQYKVNFSWDPPLVSSTNTFTLELSDASGSFSSPTTLTTVSNMNTTLNFDFTFSFPTNTAGNNFRVRVRSSNPALISPESNTFEAYYLNINQPLVINNYENIILCNNATATIQVNNFPNEPAYRWYKDNLLISGQTGSSLQVSQPGTYYARLEYGPNCSSVTTSNYVTVSSSGTASIAINGSNSIDLCTNSNHTLTASPVDPTLDYFWYKDNTLVASGLGMSSYTIDTSVQTAEGTYHVEASKQGTCRQASGNVVAKFTDFTATITNQDTTMIMPWDTVTLNTSTSAVSPTYQWFKDGVAINGATSATLIATDKGVYYAEITQNNGCISTKATKNITIKHPDQFTVTIGTISSYNSCQSTQATIGVTEIRYWYEGNINPINPTNYNQFSYSWTNNGTAIPSATTTNYTIGSDIENGTYQLTIAVAGLTATSNTLTIQLATSNPIAILGSTTLALCTGTNHTLEADINDSSLTYTWYKDNNQVANGAGLYTYTIDTNSPSASGTYYVTVTKPNFCTQTSAPVTANFESFSASLSPNADTLLMPWESVTITALTNASNPSYAWYQNGQLINGVTAATLTVSQPGNYYAIVTENTSCNANVTTETISVSHPQTFTLTIGETSTYTACTSTDINLGVVELRASIADGTSVIVPVSEYIYFSKEWQKDNTTVNGQTAASISLNTENENGNYQLIFKLNSYTAISNSFNVQLANSQILSIIGNDNVILCPQSSYTLEASIQDNTKTYTWFKDNVQVSSGIAQYTYNITEAGTYYVTTNKSGFCSQTSQTITVSENSLFANLVNTEEVMILPYQTTDINVTTNMNNPTYVWYKDNVLLAGETGATLTVNAPGTYHAVVSQNNGCTYSATTETKTVLFPDEITATIAIQGTFSSCDSTNATLSIATLTAETYSGIVQTIPITDYIHYNFSWLNSGIPISGETNYTITIPSTNPTGTYELRVMLGTLLAFSNTIDITFVSIEDVTISSPDTVLCDNSTILLSSSTNLPEYTYQWYRNGTAIVNSNMPTYSVTQDGSYLLEISYNGCVKQSNTITIVPVNEDLITLDSPKTINIPEGYTKVVTASGGDSYLWMDPNGTVISSSNSATLSLEGIYTLIATVGSCDIVMEITVRYQVSLVIPNVISPNMDGFNDQWVIPVEYAYNEDVEVYIFTQKGEVLLKTNAYQNNWPEVPLTNTGKGNTPVYFYKLIRNNMVLKQGTITIVN encoded by the coding sequence ATGAATACAATTCTACGCGCTCAAACAAGTCGGCTTCTTATAGTTGCACTAGTCCTCTTATGTGTGAACAGTGTTTCCTATGGTCAAAACTTAAAAAAGCCTACTTTATTATTCACAGCACCCTGTGCAAGTGAAAATTTTAATCAGTATAAGGTTAATTTTTCATGGGATCCACCGTTAGTATCTAGTACAAATACCTTCACATTAGAACTATCTGATGCTTCAGGAAGTTTTTCTTCACCTACAACGCTAACGACGGTTAGCAACATGAATACAACCTTAAATTTTGATTTCACATTTTCATTCCCAACCAATACTGCAGGAAACAATTTCCGTGTACGTGTACGCAGTTCAAATCCAGCACTAATTAGTCCAGAAAGTAATACATTCGAAGCATACTACTTAAATATAAACCAACCCCTAGTTATAAATAACTATGAAAATATTATATTATGTAACAATGCTACAGCCACTATTCAAGTAAACAACTTTCCTAATGAACCTGCTTATAGATGGTATAAAGATAACCTACTCATTTCTGGCCAAACAGGATCTTCATTACAGGTCTCACAACCTGGAACTTATTATGCTAGATTAGAATATGGTCCAAATTGTTCTAGTGTCACCACCTCAAATTACGTAACTGTTAGTTCAAGTGGAACTGCTTCTATAGCCATTAACGGTAGTAATTCTATTGACCTTTGTACAAACAGTAATCATACACTAACAGCAAGCCCAGTAGACCCAACCTTAGATTATTTTTGGTACAAAGACAATACTTTAGTTGCGTCAGGACTAGGAATGTCAAGTTATACCATTGATACCAGTGTTCAAACAGCAGAAGGAACATATCACGTAGAAGCTTCCAAACAAGGTACATGTAGACAAGCATCAGGCAATGTAGTTGCCAAGTTCACTGATTTTACTGCTACAATAACCAACCAGGACACCACAATGATAATGCCTTGGGACACAGTAACATTAAACACATCCACAAGTGCAGTAAGTCCAACATATCAATGGTTCAAAGACGGTGTAGCCATCAATGGTGCAACTAGTGCAACCCTTATAGCTACTGATAAAGGGGTATACTATGCAGAAATCACACAAAACAATGGATGTATTAGCACAAAGGCTACTAAAAACATTACGATTAAACATCCAGATCAATTTACAGTAACTATAGGTACTATAAGTTCCTATAATTCTTGTCAAAGCACCCAAGCAACAATAGGAGTAACCGAAATTAGATACTGGTATGAGGGTAACATTAATCCCATAAATCCAACCAATTACAATCAATTTAGTTATTCATGGACAAATAATGGTACAGCAATACCTTCTGCCACCACAACTAATTACACCATTGGATCCGATATAGAAAATGGAACCTATCAATTGACTATAGCTGTAGCAGGACTAACAGCAACATCAAATACATTAACAATTCAGTTAGCAACTAGTAATCCAATCGCAATCTTAGGATCAACAACACTAGCTTTGTGTACAGGTACAAACCATACACTTGAAGCAGATATTAATGACTCTTCTTTAACGTATACTTGGTACAAGGATAATAACCAAGTAGCAAACGGTGCCGGTTTATATACTTATACTATTGACACTAATTCACCTAGCGCTTCTGGCACTTATTACGTAACTGTAACTAAACCAAACTTTTGTACTCAAACTTCTGCCCCTGTAACGGCAAATTTTGAATCGTTTTCTGCTTCCTTATCACCAAACGCAGATACCTTATTAATGCCTTGGGAGAGTGTAACAATAACAGCACTTACCAATGCTTCAAATCCTAGTTATGCATGGTACCAAAATGGACAATTAATTAATGGGGTAACCGCCGCTACTCTGACAGTATCTCAACCAGGAAATTACTACGCAATAGTAACGGAAAACACAAGCTGTAATGCCAATGTAACTACCGAGACCATATCCGTATCTCATCCTCAAACATTTACCCTAACAATAGGTGAAACATCCACCTACACAGCATGTACAAGTACAGATATAAACTTAGGTGTAGTTGAACTAAGAGCATCAATTGCTGACGGAACCTCCGTTATTGTACCCGTTTCAGAATACATATATTTCTCAAAAGAATGGCAAAAAGATAATACTACAGTAAATGGACAAACCGCAGCTTCCATTAGTTTGAATACTGAAAATGAAAATGGGAACTATCAACTAATCTTTAAATTAAACAGCTATACAGCCATCTCCAATTCATTTAATGTACAATTAGCAAACAGTCAGATTCTATCAATAATCGGAAATGATAATGTAATTTTATGTCCTCAAAGTAGTTACACTTTAGAAGCCTCTATCCAAGATAATACAAAAACATATACTTGGTTTAAGGACAATGTACAAGTTTCATCTGGAATTGCTCAATATACCTATAACATCACAGAAGCAGGTACTTATTATGTAACAACAAACAAATCTGGATTTTGTTCTCAAACTTCTCAAACTATAACCGTTTCAGAAAATTCTTTATTTGCGAATTTGGTAAATACGGAAGAAGTGATGATATTGCCATACCAAACTACAGATATCAACGTCACTACAAATATGAACAATCCCACCTATGTGTGGTATAAAGACAATGTACTACTAGCTGGTGAAACAGGTGCTACCTTAACAGTAAATGCACCCGGAACTTATCATGCAGTTGTATCACAAAATAATGGCTGTACCTATTCAGCTACAACTGAAACTAAAACTGTTTTATTTCCAGATGAAATTACTGCAACTATAGCAATACAAGGAACTTTTTCATCCTGCGATAGCACAAACGCAACTCTTTCTATAGCCACCTTAACAGCAGAAACCTATAGTGGAATTGTACAAACAATCCCAATAACTGATTATATACATTACAATTTTAGCTGGTTAAATAGTGGAATACCTATTAGTGGAGAAACGAACTATACAATTACTATTCCATCTACAAATCCAACAGGAACATATGAACTGCGAGTTATGCTAGGTACACTATTAGCTTTCTCAAACACCATAGATATTACTTTTGTTTCCATTGAAGATGTTACAATAAGTAGTCCTGATACGGTACTTTGTGATAACAGTACTATCCTACTTAGTAGTAGCACTAACTTACCAGAATATACCTACCAATGGTATAGAAACGGTACGGCTATTGTCAATTCCAATATGCCTACTTATAGTGTAACCCAGGATGGTTCCTATCTATTAGAAATAAGTTATAATGGCTGTGTAAAACAATCCAATACAATTACAATTGTGCCTGTAAATGAGGATTTAATAACATTAGACAGCCCAAAAACAATAAATATACCAGAAGGTTATACTAAAGTAGTTACAGCTAGCGGTGGCGATTCCTATTTGTGGATGGATCCTAACGGAACAGTTATAAGTTCTTCGAACAGTGCAACATTATCACTTGAAGGCATATATACACTTATTGCAACTGTAGGATCTTGTGATATTGTAATGGAAATTACAGTCCGATACCAAGTAAGTTTGGTAATTCCGAATGTAATAAGCCCAAATATGGATGGCTTTAATGACCAATGGGTAATTCCGGTAGAATATGCATATAACGAAGATGTAGAAGTATATATCTTCACTCAAAAAGGAGAAGTGTTGCTTAAAACCAATGCTTATCAAAATAATTGGCCAGAAGTGCCATTAACGAACACTGGAAAAGGGAACACTCCTGTGTATTTTTATAAACTTATACGTAATAATATGGTATTGAAACAAGGCACGATAACGATCGTAAATTAG
- a CDS encoding glutamine--tRNA ligase/YqeY domain fusion protein, translating to MSEEAKSLNFIEHIIEEDLRAGFSKEKLRFRFPPEPNGYLHIGHASSICLNFGLGLKYQAPVNLRFDDTNPAKEEQEYVDAIKRDVSWLGFKWENECYASDYFQQLYEWALMLIKEGKAYVDSQSSVEIANQKGTPTRAGEESPYRNRSLEENLQLFESMKAGAFPEGSHVLRAKIDMASSNMLMRDPILYRILHKHHHRTANDWCIYPMYDWAHGESDYIEQISHSLCTLEFAMHRELYDWFLDQLVDSSLVRPKQREFARRNLSHTVVSKRKLLQLVQENHVKGWDDPRMSTISGMRRRGYPPMAIRNFADTIGIAKRDNLIDVSLLEFCVREELNKTAPRVMAVLDPVKVVITNYPEGKEEWLDAENNPEEENLTYRKVPFSRELYIEREDFQEEANRKFFRLKLGGEVRLKNAYIIKAESVVKDAEGVITEIHCTYDKESKSGSGTEASLRKVKGTLHWVSTSHAKEVEVRLYDRLFTVAEPDRQENDFLSYVNPDSLSVISAFVEPSLLSAKEGDQFQFQRMGYFCVDKDSTNDKLVFNKTVGLRDTWAKVQEK from the coding sequence ATGTCTGAAGAAGCTAAATCGCTCAATTTTATTGAGCACATTATAGAAGAAGATTTAAGAGCTGGATTTTCTAAAGAAAAGCTGCGTTTTAGATTTCCTCCGGAGCCTAATGGGTATCTTCATATTGGTCATGCTAGTTCTATATGTTTAAACTTTGGTCTAGGACTTAAGTATCAGGCGCCTGTCAATTTACGTTTTGATGATACAAATCCTGCTAAAGAGGAGCAGGAGTATGTGGATGCAATAAAGCGAGATGTCAGTTGGTTGGGATTTAAATGGGAGAATGAATGCTATGCTTCCGATTATTTTCAGCAATTATATGAATGGGCATTAATGCTCATCAAAGAGGGAAAGGCCTATGTTGATAGTCAAAGTTCAGTCGAAATTGCCAATCAGAAAGGAACACCTACAAGAGCAGGGGAGGAGAGCCCTTATCGAAATCGTTCTTTAGAGGAAAATCTTCAACTTTTTGAATCTATGAAGGCTGGTGCTTTTCCTGAAGGTTCACACGTTCTTAGAGCTAAAATTGATATGGCCTCGTCTAATATGTTGATGAGGGATCCTATTCTTTATCGTATTTTACATAAACATCATCATCGTACAGCTAATGATTGGTGTATATACCCAATGTATGATTGGGCTCATGGAGAAAGTGATTATATAGAACAGATTTCTCACTCACTTTGTACTTTAGAATTTGCAATGCATCGTGAATTATATGATTGGTTTTTAGATCAATTAGTTGATTCTTCTTTAGTCCGTCCAAAACAGCGGGAGTTTGCACGTAGAAATCTTAGTCATACAGTAGTAAGTAAGCGAAAGTTACTACAATTGGTTCAGGAAAATCATGTAAAAGGATGGGATGATCCAAGAATGTCTACTATTTCAGGAATGAGACGTAGGGGATATCCACCTATGGCTATTCGTAATTTTGCTGATACTATTGGAATAGCAAAACGCGATAATCTTATTGATGTTTCATTATTAGAGTTTTGTGTCCGGGAAGAACTTAATAAAACTGCTCCTAGAGTTATGGCCGTGTTGGATCCAGTTAAAGTAGTAATTACTAATTATCCCGAGGGAAAAGAGGAATGGCTTGATGCTGAAAATAACCCTGAGGAAGAGAACTTGACTTATAGAAAAGTACCATTTTCAAGAGAGTTATATATTGAAAGAGAGGATTTCCAAGAAGAGGCTAATCGTAAATTTTTTAGATTAAAATTGGGTGGAGAAGTTCGTCTTAAAAATGCATATATTATTAAGGCTGAGAGTGTAGTAAAGGATGCTGAAGGGGTTATTACTGAAATTCATTGTACTTATGATAAGGAGAGTAAAAGTGGTAGTGGTACAGAGGCTAGTTTACGTAAAGTTAAAGGAACCTTGCATTGGGTTTCAACTTCTCATGCTAAGGAGGTAGAGGTACGTTTATACGATAGATTGTTTACAGTTGCAGAGCCTGATCGTCAGGAAAATGATTTTTTATCCTATGTTAATCCTGATTCACTTTCAGTGATATCGGCTTTTGTAGAGCCTAGTTTATTATCTGCAAAGGAAGGAGATCAATTTCAGTTTCAACGTATGGGATATTTTTGTGTTGATAAGGACTCAACAAACGATAAGTTAGTTTTTAATAAAACGGTTGGCCTTAGAGATACCTGGGCAAAGGTACAAGAGAAATAG
- a CDS encoding SPFH domain-containing protein: MIETILLIVLGLFVLMGTFFTVKQQTAVSIERFGKFQSIRFSGLQLKIPLIDRVAARISLKIQQLDVVVETKTLDDVFVKLKVSVQYVVLKEKTYDAIYRLEYPHDQITSYVFDVVRAEVPKMKLDDVFVKKDDIAIAVKRELQDAMLEYGFDIIKTLVTDIDPDTQVKSAMNRINASEREKIAAQFEGDAARILIVEKAKAEAESKRLQGQGIADQRREIARGLEESVEVLNKVGINSQEASALIVVTQHYDTLQSIGEHVNSNLILLPNSPQAGSDMLNNMVASFTASNQIGEAMKKQKEAQEKDKK, encoded by the coding sequence ATGATTGAAACTATTTTACTAATTGTTTTAGGACTATTCGTCCTTATGGGAACTTTTTTTACTGTTAAGCAGCAAACAGCAGTATCTATAGAGCGTTTTGGAAAATTTCAAAGCATACGGTTTTCAGGTTTACAACTAAAAATCCCCCTAATTGATAGAGTTGCTGCACGAATTAGCCTAAAAATTCAACAGCTTGATGTGGTTGTAGAAACGAAAACACTTGATGACGTTTTCGTAAAACTAAAAGTATCCGTCCAGTATGTTGTACTGAAAGAAAAAACATATGATGCGATTTACCGATTGGAATATCCTCATGACCAAATTACATCCTATGTATTCGATGTAGTACGTGCAGAAGTACCAAAAATGAAACTAGATGATGTTTTTGTTAAGAAAGATGATATCGCAATAGCAGTTAAACGTGAATTACAAGATGCCATGCTTGAATACGGATTTGATATCATAAAAACATTAGTGACAGACATTGATCCGGACACCCAAGTAAAATCAGCAATGAATAGAATCAATGCTTCAGAGCGTGAAAAAATAGCGGCACAATTTGAAGGAGATGCCGCCCGTATTCTAATCGTTGAAAAGGCAAAAGCAGAGGCTGAAAGCAAACGATTACAAGGACAAGGGATTGCTGACCAGCGTAGAGAAATAGCAAGAGGATTGGAAGAATCTGTAGAAGTTTTAAATAAAGTAGGAATTAATTCACAAGAAGCATCCGCTTTAATTGTTGTAACTCAACATTATGATACTTTACAATCGATTGGTGAACATGTTAATTCAAATCTCATTTTATTACCAAATTCACCTCAAGCAGGTAGTGACATGCTAAATAATATGGTTGCATCCTTCACGGCAAGCAATCAAATAGGTGAAGCCATGAAAAAACAAAAAGAAGCACAAGAAAAAGATAAAAAGTAG
- the gltX gene encoding glutamate--tRNA ligase codes for MTNKVRVRFAPSPTGPLHIGGVRTALFNYLFAKKNGGTFYLRIEDTDQNRFVPGAEEYIFNSLEWLGIAPDETVGKNELFGPYRQSERKHLYKQFADELVSNGFAYYAFDSPDNLENLRKEAEKEGKTFTYNWEVRSVLHNSFTLSKEEVKTKIANGDHYVIRFNMHDGTNDNALIQAQDLIRGEVNFNPALLDDKVLFKSDGMPTYHLANIVDDHLMETTHVIRGEEWLPSLPLHIKLYEAFGWKVPEFAHLPLILKPIGNGKLSKRDGDKLGFPVFPLQWNDKISNTSSKGYKDDGYFPEALVNFLALLGWNPGTEQELFTLEELTQAFDLNKVNKSGARFDPDKIKWFNQQYMQKRDNMVLAQEYQKIVKDKNIQIDTEKLARIISLIKERAVFVSDFWELSSYFFQAPTTYDPKAVGKQWKENTAVLMTDLQTILNNCDSFESSTTESIVKNWIADNNYAFGQIMAPLRLALVGELKGPHIFDIMESIGKEETINRIQNAIKTI; via the coding sequence ATGACTAATAAAGTACGTGTTCGTTTTGCACCAAGCCCGACCGGACCATTACATATTGGAGGAGTTCGCACGGCCCTATTTAATTATTTATTTGCAAAAAAAAATGGAGGAACTTTCTATTTACGAATAGAAGACACAGACCAAAATAGATTTGTTCCCGGTGCAGAAGAATACATTTTTAATTCTCTTGAATGGCTAGGTATAGCACCGGACGAAACAGTTGGAAAAAATGAACTCTTTGGACCGTATAGACAAAGTGAGCGAAAACACTTATATAAACAATTTGCGGATGAATTAGTCTCTAATGGATTCGCATATTATGCATTTGACTCACCTGATAATTTAGAAAACCTACGTAAAGAGGCTGAAAAAGAAGGTAAAACTTTTACATACAATTGGGAAGTACGTTCAGTATTACATAACAGTTTCACTCTTTCAAAGGAAGAAGTAAAAACTAAAATAGCTAACGGAGATCATTATGTCATTAGATTTAACATGCATGATGGTACTAATGACAATGCATTAATACAAGCCCAAGATCTAATTAGAGGAGAGGTAAATTTTAATCCCGCCTTATTGGATGACAAAGTCTTATTCAAAAGCGATGGTATGCCAACTTATCATTTGGCAAACATTGTAGATGATCACCTTATGGAAACCACACATGTCATTCGAGGAGAAGAATGGTTACCATCACTACCATTACACATCAAATTATATGAAGCTTTTGGTTGGAAAGTTCCAGAGTTTGCACACCTCCCACTTATACTAAAGCCAATTGGAAATGGAAAACTTAGTAAAAGAGATGGCGATAAATTAGGATTTCCAGTATTCCCATTACAATGGAATGATAAAATCAGCAACACAAGTTCTAAAGGCTACAAAGATGATGGCTATTTCCCCGAAGCATTAGTAAATTTTCTGGCTTTGTTAGGCTGGAATCCTGGAACAGAACAAGAGCTATTTACACTCGAAGAACTTACGCAAGCATTTGACCTTAACAAAGTCAATAAATCTGGAGCAAGATTTGATCCAGATAAAATAAAATGGTTCAACCAACAATACATGCAAAAGCGTGACAATATGGTATTAGCTCAAGAGTACCAGAAAATAGTAAAGGATAAAAATATACAAATTGATACCGAAAAACTAGCTAGGATTATTTCCCTAATAAAAGAAAGGGCCGTATTTGTTTCGGACTTTTGGGAATTGAGCTCCTACTTTTTTCAAGCTCCAACCACCTATGACCCAAAAGCTGTAGGAAAACAATGGAAAGAAAACACAGCGGTATTAATGACAGACCTACAAACAATACTTAACAATTGCGATAGCTTTGAAAGCAGTACAACAGAATCAATTGTTAAGAATTGGATTGCAGATAATAATTATGCATTTGGACAAATAATGGCACCATTACGATTAGCTTTAGTTGGAGAACTAAAAGGACCCCATATTTTTGATATTATGGAATCCATAGGAAAAGAAGAAACAATTAATCGCATACAAAATGCCATAAAAACAATATAA
- the ybeY gene encoding rRNA maturation RNase YbeY, which translates to MINFFYETDFILNNEERYSSWAAQVVTSESCSVGEINYIFCNDEYLHKINLDYLQHDDYTDIISFDYSEGSLLHGDIYISIERVLDNSKTFNVSFDDELLRVMAHGLLHYCGFKDKSNSESIIMRDKEEEKIALFHVKQ; encoded by the coding sequence ATGATTAATTTCTTTTATGAGACCGATTTTATTTTGAATAACGAGGAACGTTATTCTTCTTGGGCAGCTCAAGTTGTTACTTCTGAGTCTTGTTCTGTAGGTGAGATAAATTATATTTTTTGCAATGATGAATATCTACATAAAATAAATTTGGATTATCTCCAGCATGATGATTATACTGACATCATCAGTTTTGATTATTCAGAAGGCTCATTATTGCATGGGGATATTTATATATCTATAGAACGTGTATTGGACAACTCCAAGACCTTTAATGTGTCATTTGATGATGAATTATTGCGCGTAATGGCACATGGACTGCTTCACTATTGTGGATTTAAGGATAAGAGTAATTCAGAGAGTATAATAATGAGGGACAAGGAAGAGGAAAAAATCGCTCTGTTCCACGTGAAACAATAA